AATCTAGCTCTGTTCCTCTTCAGGTGGAACGTGGTCGGGTTCCAAGGCTCTCTGATGAGCTACTTCACTGAGGCCATCTACTTCTCCAGCATCATTCTGGGCAGCCTGTACCACGCGGACCACCTCTCCAGGGCCATGTACCAGAGGATCACGGAAATCGAGGAGCTACCGCAGTCCTTCATCCTGAACCGACCACTGCTCAGTGGTAAGGAACACGTATTTTAGGAAGCTTTCTTAAAAATCTCGGCCCCTTCAGCCTTGTTTATGTCCGTTGTGACCTGAACCGGCAGGAATCACTAACGCTGAGGCTCGTCAGCCGGGGAAAGCACCAAACTTCAGCATCAACTGGACGGTGGGAGACCAAGGATTGGAGGTGATCAACGCTACCACGGGGAAGGACGATCTGGGTCGACCCTCCAGGCTGTGCAAACACGCTTTGTACAGCCGCTGGATGCGCCTGCACTACAAGGTAACCCTGCTGACACTCAGTGTACCTCACTGTTCTGT
The genomic region above belongs to Plectropomus leopardus isolate mb unplaced genomic scaffold, YSFRI_Pleo_2.0 unplaced_scaffold29568, whole genome shotgun sequence and contains:
- the LOC121938465 gene encoding double-stranded RNA-specific editase 1-like, yielding WNVVGFQGSLMSYFTEAIYFSSIILGSLYHADHLSRAMYQRITEIEELPQSFILNRPLLSGITNAEARQPGKAPNFSINWTVGDQGLEVINATTGKDDLGRPSRLCKHALYSRWMRLHYKLSSTLRIRTARPSSYHDAKQAVVEYHSAKQTLFRAFHKAGLGAWVKKPIEQDQFALTT